The following are from one region of the Nicotiana tomentosiformis chromosome 7, ASM39032v3, whole genome shotgun sequence genome:
- the LOC138896335 gene encoding uncharacterized protein, with the protein MKKYGEPPSSPQQHPWLVIFHGADKQKQTFFSISEDRYYMRTIPELRNKKICECAHGWLVLLDSNSGDCYIWNPISNDKIQLPPLPDTRYNELQCLLSAPPHEPECCILFFDPPSSLYFCKPGTYNQEFHKYDLQPISKNSIMWFWTIFRGKLYGLSFQREILVLFDLDHDSGIVTATPMVNQPPDDFGEFLDMPYYACNLIQYDNDTLLYVHMLYHGWQMQEIYGFLVFRFDFTEKAWVKVKSIGETAIFLEDYRGTICSTKGTNLKRESIYFTKHEDRRLYVFNLETQSLSVSLPCPHVSKKKSQFYWLTLPPKCN; encoded by the coding sequence ATGAAAAAATATGGTGAACCTCCTTCCTCTCCACAACAACACCCTTGGCTTGTTATTTTTCATGGAGCTGACAAGCAAAAGCAAACATTTTTCAGCATCTCAGAAGATCGGTATTACATGCGAACTATACCAGAGCTTCGAAACAAAAAGATATGTGAATGTGCTCATGGGTGGCTGGTATTACTTGACTCTAATTCTGGAGATTGCTACATTTGGAATCCtatttcaaatgacaaaattcaACTCCCACCACTCCCAGATACTAGATACAACGAACTACAATGCCTCTTGTCCGCTCCACCCCATGAGCCTGAATGTTGCATTCTCTTCTTTGACCCCCCGTCTTCACTTTATTTTTGTAAGCCAGGGACGTATAATCAAGAATTTCACAAATATGATTTACAACCAATTAGCAAAAATAGCATAATGTGGTTCTGGACTATTTTCAGAGGAAAGCTTTATGGATTATCTTTTCAAAGAGAAATTCTAGTACTTTTCGATCTAGATCATGACTCAGGAATAGTAACAGCTACACCAATGGTTAACCAACCCCCGGATGATTTTGGAGAATTCTTAGACATGCCATACTATGCGTGTAACCTCATTCAATACGATAATGACACGTTGTTATATGTTCACATGTTGTATCATGGATGGCAAATGCAGGAGATATACGGCTTTCTGGTGTTTCGATTTGATTTTACAGAAAAAGCGTGGGTAAAGGTAAAAAGCATTGGCGAAACTGCAATTTTTCTAGAGGATTATAGGGGAACAATTTGCTCCACAAAAGGTACTAATCTCAAGAGAGAATCCATCTACTTCACTAAGCACGAAGACCGTCGTCTTTATGTATTCAATTTGGAAACACAGAGCCTATCAGTATCCCTCCCATGCCCACATGTTAGCAAGAAAAAGTCTCAATTTTACTGGTTAACACTTCCTCCCAAATGCAATTGA